A region of Plantactinospora sp. BC1 DNA encodes the following proteins:
- a CDS encoding tripartite tricarboxylate transporter substrate binding protein: MTDLRNAPGRLRGGSRPPGAPGSGTGGRRRVAALACVPLIALAAAGCGQNGAGGGDASAVKYPTRTIQLMAPAAPGGGWDSTARALQKTLTDGKLVTESVEVTNVTGAGGTLGLSQLVTKNRGDAHHLMVTGLVMIGGVLTNKSPVNLGQTTPIATLTAEQEVIVVPANSKYTTLQQLMADAKANPGSINWGGGSAGGTDQILVGLLAKAAGADPKAMKYVAYSGGGESKAALLSGDLTAAVSGASEYADLVGGGQVRALAVSGATAIDVGAGKPTPTIKESGYDVELMNWRGLVAAPGIKDGERAAIIELVDRLHASEQWKQTLAAQKWDDFYRSGAEAEAFFAQESKRITDVLTEIGLAG, from the coding sequence ATGACAGACCTTCGGAACGCGCCCGGCCGGCTCCGGGGCGGCTCCCGCCCGCCCGGCGCCCCCGGCTCGGGTACGGGCGGCCGGCGGCGGGTCGCGGCACTCGCCTGCGTACCGCTGATCGCACTCGCGGCAGCCGGCTGTGGCCAGAACGGCGCCGGGGGCGGCGACGCCTCGGCCGTGAAGTATCCGACCCGGACGATCCAGTTGATGGCGCCGGCCGCACCCGGTGGAGGCTGGGACAGCACCGCCCGGGCCCTGCAGAAGACGCTGACCGACGGCAAGCTGGTCACCGAATCGGTCGAGGTGACCAACGTGACCGGTGCGGGCGGCACGCTCGGACTGTCCCAGTTGGTCACCAAGAACAGGGGCGACGCGCACCACCTCATGGTGACCGGCCTGGTGATGATCGGCGGCGTGCTGACCAACAAGTCCCCGGTGAACCTCGGGCAGACCACCCCGATCGCCACGCTCACCGCCGAGCAGGAGGTCATCGTCGTACCGGCGAACTCGAAGTACACCACCCTGCAACAGTTGATGGCCGACGCCAAGGCGAATCCCGGGTCGATCAACTGGGGTGGCGGCTCCGCCGGTGGCACCGACCAGATCCTCGTCGGGCTGCTCGCCAAGGCGGCCGGCGCGGACCCGAAGGCGATGAAGTACGTCGCCTACTCCGGCGGCGGCGAGTCGAAGGCCGCGCTGCTCTCCGGCGACCTGACCGCGGCCGTCTCCGGCGCCAGCGAGTACGCCGACCTGGTCGGCGGCGGCCAGGTCCGCGCCCTCGCCGTCTCCGGCGCCACCGCCATCGACGTCGGCGCCGGCAAGCCCACCCCGACGATCAAGGAATCCGGGTACGACGTCGAGCTGATGAACTGGCGCGGACTCGTCGCCGCACCGGGGATCAAGGACGGCGAGCGGGCCGCCATCATCGAACTCGTCGACAGGCTGCACGCCTCGGAGCAGTGGAAGCAGACCCTGGCCGCGCAGAAGTGGGACGACTTCTACCGCAGCGGTGCGGAGGCGGAGGCGTTCTTCGCGCAGGAGAGCAAGCGGATCACCGACGTGCTCACCGAGATCGGACTGGCCGGCTGA
- a CDS encoding response regulator has translation MIRVLVVDDDFMVARVQRGFVERTPGFTVVGVAHTGAEALDAVHRLRPDLVLLDIYLPDLSGLEVLRRLREGEVVVDVLAVTAARDVDTIRTALRGGVVHYLIKPFGSDALRDRLERYAAAQQRLAGSGEVGQEDVDRLFVALRPAPVELPKGLTQPTADLVATALRSTDGDLSATECADRVGLSRVSTRRYLEHFVGAGKAGVSLRYGSAGRPERRYRWTGGT, from the coding sequence ATGATCCGGGTACTGGTGGTGGACGACGACTTCATGGTCGCCCGGGTGCAGCGGGGCTTCGTCGAGCGGACGCCCGGCTTCACCGTCGTCGGGGTGGCGCACACCGGCGCGGAAGCGCTCGACGCGGTGCACCGGCTCCGCCCCGACCTGGTACTGCTCGACATCTACCTGCCGGATCTCTCCGGGCTGGAGGTGCTGCGTCGGCTGCGCGAGGGCGAGGTGGTGGTGGACGTACTCGCGGTGACGGCGGCCCGGGACGTCGACACGATCCGGACCGCCCTGCGCGGCGGGGTCGTGCACTATCTGATCAAGCCGTTCGGCTCGGACGCGCTGCGCGACCGGCTGGAGCGGTACGCCGCCGCCCAGCAGCGGCTGGCCGGATCCGGAGAGGTCGGCCAGGAGGACGTCGACCGGCTCTTCGTCGCGCTCCGGCCGGCCCCGGTCGAGTTGCCGAAGGGCCTGACCCAGCCGACCGCCGACCTGGTCGCCACGGCACTGCGGTCGACCGACGGCGATCTCTCCGCCACGGAGTGCGCCGATCGGGTCGGGCTGTCCCGGGTCAGCACCCGCCGCTACCTGGAGCACTTCGTCGGGGCCGGCAAGGCCGGGGTGAGCCTGCGGTACGGCTCCGCCGGCCGACCGGAGCGCCGCTACCGGTGGACCGGCGGAACCTGA
- a CDS encoding ATP-binding protein translates to MRQRMSLAGQFLLLQLGIVLLVVCTVAAVSITESDAAFRRDEGSRLRSVGENAAINRTVRMGIGDPHGQEALAAVAESARAVSGATYVLIADATGKLVTGPDAGSPMVLGSSDGLTGRSWVGVVDDGSKALVAHVPVLDERDGRFLGLIVVGQTYPTLPEQLAAGLTNLLTYLLLGGVLGVAGSLLLARRVKRQTLGLEPREITGLVEHREAMLHGIKEGVLGTDTADRVTLVNDEAVRLLGLAALPVGRSLHAEPMEPRLRDVLTGRVTGVDQIVLSDDRVLVLNRRPVLVRGRRVGSVTTLRDRTELTALRRELDASRQTTEALRAQAHEFSNRLHTIAGLIELGEHDEVIRYVNRASQVHEKLNRDVTELVRDPALAALLIAKASLAAEQGVRLGVSPESDLPAVDEQLAADLVTVVGNLVDNALDAAGSGGRVEVVLARVDTEVVVRVGDSGPGVPPERVEEVFRQGYSTKDPARGHHGLGLALVRLICQRRGGSVEVDGASFRARLPLPATGRARLPLAAAGRDPARPAAGRDPARPAAGRHPVPSVTGADPVPSVDEPAGDTAPPAGSPVRDGALPGRAPT, encoded by the coding sequence ATGCGGCAGCGGATGTCCCTGGCCGGTCAGTTCCTGCTGTTGCAGCTCGGCATCGTCCTGCTGGTCGTCTGCACGGTGGCGGCCGTCTCGATCACCGAGTCCGACGCGGCGTTCCGCCGGGACGAGGGCTCCCGGCTGCGCTCGGTGGGGGAGAACGCGGCGATCAACCGGACCGTACGGATGGGGATCGGCGACCCGCACGGCCAGGAGGCGCTGGCGGCGGTGGCGGAGAGCGCGCGGGCGGTCTCCGGCGCGACGTACGTGCTGATCGCCGACGCCACCGGCAAGCTGGTCACCGGCCCGGACGCCGGATCGCCGATGGTGCTCGGCAGCAGCGACGGCCTCACCGGCCGGTCCTGGGTCGGCGTGGTCGACGACGGCTCCAAGGCGCTGGTCGCGCACGTGCCGGTCCTCGACGAGCGGGACGGCCGCTTCCTCGGCCTGATCGTGGTCGGCCAGACCTATCCGACGCTGCCTGAGCAGCTCGCGGCCGGCCTCACCAACCTGCTCACCTATCTGCTGCTCGGCGGGGTGCTCGGGGTGGCCGGGTCGCTGCTGCTGGCCCGGCGGGTGAAGCGACAGACGCTGGGGCTGGAGCCGCGCGAGATCACCGGTCTGGTCGAGCACCGGGAGGCGATGCTGCACGGCATCAAGGAGGGCGTGCTCGGCACCGACACCGCCGACCGGGTGACCCTGGTCAACGACGAGGCGGTCCGGCTGCTCGGGCTGGCCGCGCTGCCGGTCGGCCGGTCGCTGCACGCCGAGCCGATGGAGCCCCGGCTGCGGGACGTACTCACCGGCAGGGTCACCGGGGTCGACCAGATCGTCCTGAGCGACGACCGGGTACTGGTGCTCAACCGCCGGCCGGTGCTGGTCCGGGGGCGCCGGGTCGGCTCGGTCACCACGCTGCGGGACCGGACCGAGCTGACGGCGCTCCGCCGTGAGCTGGACGCGAGCCGGCAGACCACCGAGGCACTGCGGGCGCAGGCACACGAGTTCTCCAACCGGCTGCACACGATCGCCGGGCTGATCGAACTCGGCGAGCACGACGAGGTGATCCGGTACGTCAACCGGGCCAGTCAGGTGCACGAGAAGCTGAACCGGGACGTCACCGAGCTGGTCCGGGATCCGGCGCTGGCCGCGCTGCTGATCGCCAAGGCCAGTCTCGCCGCCGAGCAGGGTGTCCGGCTGGGGGTCTCGCCGGAGTCGGATCTGCCGGCGGTCGACGAGCAGCTCGCCGCCGATCTGGTCACGGTGGTCGGCAACCTGGTCGACAACGCGCTGGACGCGGCCGGCTCCGGTGGCCGGGTGGAGGTCGTCCTCGCCCGGGTCGACACCGAGGTCGTGGTCCGGGTCGGCGACTCCGGTCCGGGGGTACCGCCGGAGCGGGTCGAGGAGGTCTTCCGGCAGGGTTACAGCACCAAGGACCCGGCCCGGGGGCACCACGGGCTGGGGCTGGCACTGGTCCGGCTGATCTGCCAGCGCCGGGGCGGCAGCGTCGAGGTCGACGGCGCATCGTTCCGGGCCCGGCTGCCGCTGCCCGCCACCGGCCGGGCCCGGCTGCCACTGGCCGCCGCCGGCCGGGACCCGGCTCGGCCCGCCGCCGGCCGGGATCCGGCTCGGCCCGCCGCCGGCCGGCATCCGGTCCCGTCGGTCACCGGTGCGGATCCGGTCCCGTCGGTCGACGAGCCGGCCGGGGACACCGCGCCGCCGGCCGGCAGCCCGGTCCGGGACGGCGCGCTGCCCGGGAGGGCGCCGACATGA
- a CDS encoding tripartite tricarboxylate transporter permease has translation MNVFGDLLGGFGTVLEPQYLLYAAIGVTLGTFVGVLPGIGPALTIALLLPVTFNLDDPIGTFIMFAGIYYGAMYGGSTTSILLNTPGESASVATAIEGYQMARRGRARAALATAAIGSFVAGTISTLLLTLFAKPVAALAVEFRAADYFALALLAMVAVTALVGRSLVRGLISLCLGLLLGLVGLDELTGQARFSFGTLELLDGIDVVVIIVGLFAIGETLYVASRLGQLPDRVTPLEPARGGFGWLSRRDWARSWRPWLRGTAVGFPFGALPSGGADIPTFLSYTYERRRAKNRAEFGKGAIEGVAGPEAANNAAFSGVLVPLLTLGIPTSATAAVMLAAFQIFNVQPGPQLFDKSPELVWALIASLYVGNVLLLALNLPLIRLWVKVLQIPRPILYAGILVFATLGVYAATSSVTQVLIAYGIGVVGFFMRHFEFPIAPVILGAILGPMMELQFRRTLVLSNGDLSVFVTRPLTAVLLGLVVLAVLVPFLPRIVARLRGRPATARRLTFGEDD, from the coding sequence GTGAACGTCTTCGGCGACCTGCTCGGCGGCTTCGGCACCGTCCTCGAACCGCAGTACCTGCTCTACGCGGCGATCGGCGTCACGCTCGGCACCTTCGTCGGGGTACTGCCCGGGATCGGCCCGGCCCTGACCATCGCCCTGCTGCTGCCGGTCACGTTCAACCTGGACGACCCGATCGGCACGTTCATCATGTTCGCCGGCATCTACTACGGCGCCATGTACGGCGGCTCGACCACGTCGATCCTGTTGAACACCCCGGGCGAGTCCGCCTCGGTGGCGACCGCGATCGAGGGGTACCAGATGGCCCGGCGCGGCCGGGCCAGGGCGGCGCTGGCGACGGCGGCGATCGGCTCGTTCGTCGCCGGCACCATCTCGACGCTGCTGCTCACCCTCTTCGCCAAGCCGGTGGCCGCGCTCGCCGTCGAGTTCCGCGCGGCGGACTACTTCGCGCTGGCCCTGCTGGCGATGGTCGCGGTCACCGCCCTGGTCGGCCGCTCGCTGGTCCGTGGCCTCATCTCGCTCTGCCTCGGCCTCCTGCTCGGCCTGGTCGGGCTCGACGAACTCACCGGGCAGGCCCGGTTCAGCTTCGGCACCCTGGAACTGCTCGACGGCATCGACGTCGTGGTGATCATCGTCGGCCTCTTCGCCATCGGCGAGACGCTCTACGTCGCGAGCCGGCTGGGACAACTCCCCGACCGGGTCACCCCGCTCGAACCGGCCCGGGGCGGCTTCGGCTGGCTGAGCCGGCGGGACTGGGCCCGGTCGTGGCGACCCTGGCTGCGCGGCACCGCCGTCGGCTTCCCGTTCGGCGCCCTGCCGTCCGGCGGCGCCGACATCCCGACCTTCCTCTCCTACACCTACGAGCGGCGCCGGGCGAAGAACCGGGCCGAGTTCGGCAAGGGGGCGATCGAGGGGGTCGCCGGGCCGGAGGCGGCGAACAACGCGGCCTTCTCCGGGGTACTCGTCCCGCTGCTCACCCTCGGCATCCCCACCTCGGCGACCGCGGCGGTGATGCTGGCGGCGTTCCAGATCTTCAACGTGCAGCCGGGACCGCAGCTCTTCGACAAGTCCCCGGAACTGGTCTGGGCGCTGATCGCCTCGCTCTACGTCGGCAACGTACTGCTGCTGGCGCTGAACCTGCCGCTGATTCGGCTCTGGGTGAAGGTGCTCCAGATCCCCCGGCCGATCCTCTACGCCGGTATTCTGGTCTTCGCCACCCTCGGCGTCTACGCGGCCACCAGCAGTGTGACCCAGGTGCTGATCGCGTACGGGATCGGGGTGGTCGGGTTCTTCATGCGGCACTTCGAGTTCCCGATCGCACCGGTGATTCTCGGTGCCATCCTCGGTCCGATGATGGAGTTGCAGTTCCGTCGCACGCTGGTGCTCTCCAACGGGGACCTGAGCGTCTTCGTCACCCGGCCACTCACCGCCGTACTCCTCGGACTGGTCGTGCTGGCGGTGCTGGTGCCGTTCCTGCCCCGGATCGTCGCCCGGCTGCGCGGCCGGCCCGCCACGGCACGGCGGCTCACCTTCGGCGAGGACGACTAG
- a CDS encoding tripartite tricarboxylate transporter TctB family protein, whose translation MPSESPNRTGVVEPAAPVPTRRGARILGSVLLAGGLFLLWTAYRAADGDYSVAGPWLAPLVVTSGWVVLAGWYLVGQFRTPSPAEPPGADDPAHSPTDPTSSTDDPNSSTDDADTSTAGPVEEPAPPVRWLSPALLCVALLGYVLLLDPAGFVLASALFFVACARILGSRRWIRDVAVAVPLVVGVYYGFTRGLDIALPAGVLPL comes from the coding sequence ATGCCCTCGGAGTCGCCGAACCGGACGGGGGTGGTCGAGCCGGCCGCCCCCGTACCGACCCGCCGGGGAGCCCGGATCCTCGGCTCCGTACTGCTGGCCGGCGGGCTGTTCCTGCTCTGGACGGCGTACCGGGCCGCCGACGGCGACTACTCGGTCGCCGGACCGTGGCTGGCCCCACTGGTGGTGACGAGCGGCTGGGTGGTGCTGGCCGGCTGGTACCTGGTCGGCCAGTTCCGGACGCCGTCCCCCGCCGAGCCACCCGGCGCCGACGACCCGGCCCACTCCCCCACCGATCCGACCAGCTCCACCGACGATCCCAACAGCTCCACCGACGACGCCGACACCTCCACCGCCGGGCCGGTGGAAGAGCCGGCGCCGCCCGTACGCTGGCTCTCCCCGGCCCTGCTCTGCGTGGCACTGCTCGGCTATGTGCTGCTGCTCGACCCGGCCGGCTTCGTACTCGCCTCGGCGCTCTTCTTCGTGGCGTGCGCCCGGATCCTCGGCAGCCGGCGCTGGATCCGCGACGTCGCGGTCGCGGTGCCGCTCGTCGTCGGCGTCTACTACGGCTTCACCCGGGGACTCGACATCGCGCTGCCGGCCGGGGTGTTGCCGCTGTGA
- a CDS encoding glycoside hydrolase domain-containing protein produces the protein MKRTVAGLTGLAAVVAGSTMAVLPARAGLVDDPAGPERSRTVSYQGYRVTVPQSWQVVDLAARPHACVRFDRPAVYLGRPGDQAECPARLVGRTAGLLLEPVDADSAQRLPTAAATTAPGAATVAAPPSRDDAIQIAVRDAGVLVTAVHTPLTEGLVRRILAGATLGPDAVPLSPSALGALTRPATPVAPLAAAGPQPGTFLGRGFDTCTAPSQSTMNTWRASSPYRAVGIYISGASRSCAQPNLTATWVTNQTNNGWRLIPIELDRQAPCGTRTPKMSADPATARSQGASRATSAVNAAQALGILAGSTIYNDIEHYPSNASCRAAVLSYLSGWTERLHALGYLSGMYSSGSSGVADLCGAYNDPAYTRVDQLWFAWWNDAANVDAGPYCPAEYYANHQRLHQYTGDVYETWGGVQIKIDRNYLDVSTDGGGGQPPAWSSIVDNGTAGRFTASASWGTSAYSGQRYGADYRFADPVAASDVAWYRVNVPETASYEVSVWYAANPDYNDSTPFIVATTGGNQTVRVNQRLTGGQWVSLGVFALAAGDADRVGVSRWTGGTGYVIADAVRVTRV, from the coding sequence ATGAAGAGAACCGTGGCGGGCCTGACCGGCCTCGCCGCCGTGGTCGCCGGCTCGACGATGGCGGTCCTGCCGGCCCGGGCCGGCCTCGTCGACGACCCGGCCGGGCCGGAGCGCAGCCGCACGGTGAGCTACCAGGGCTACCGGGTCACCGTGCCGCAGAGCTGGCAGGTCGTCGACCTCGCCGCCCGGCCGCACGCCTGCGTCCGGTTCGACCGCCCGGCCGTCTACCTCGGCCGTCCGGGCGACCAGGCCGAGTGCCCCGCCCGACTCGTCGGGCGGACCGCCGGGCTGCTGCTCGAACCGGTCGACGCCGACTCGGCGCAGCGGCTGCCGACCGCTGCCGCCACCACCGCGCCCGGCGCGGCGACCGTCGCCGCGCCGCCGTCCCGGGACGACGCGATCCAGATCGCGGTCCGGGACGCGGGCGTACTCGTCACGGCCGTGCACACCCCGCTGACCGAGGGCCTCGTCCGACGGATTCTGGCCGGCGCGACCCTCGGACCGGACGCGGTACCGCTGTCGCCGTCCGCCCTCGGGGCGCTGACCCGACCCGCCACCCCGGTCGCCCCACTGGCGGCGGCCGGCCCGCAACCCGGCACCTTCCTCGGCCGGGGCTTCGACACCTGCACCGCGCCGTCCCAGTCCACGATGAACACCTGGCGGGCCAGCTCGCCGTACCGGGCCGTCGGGATCTACATCAGCGGGGCCAGCCGCTCCTGTGCCCAGCCCAACCTGACGGCGACCTGGGTGACCAACCAGACGAACAACGGTTGGCGCCTGATCCCCATCGAACTCGACCGCCAGGCCCCCTGCGGCACCCGGACGCCGAAGATGTCCGCCGACCCGGCCACGGCACGTTCCCAGGGCGCCAGCCGGGCGACCAGCGCGGTGAACGCCGCACAGGCCCTCGGCATCCTCGCCGGCAGCACGATCTACAACGACATCGAGCACTACCCGTCGAACGCGTCGTGCCGGGCCGCCGTGCTGTCGTACCTCTCCGGCTGGACGGAACGGCTGCACGCCCTCGGCTACCTCTCCGGGATGTACTCCAGCGGCTCGTCCGGGGTCGCGGACCTGTGCGGCGCGTACAACGACCCGGCCTACACCCGGGTGGACCAGCTCTGGTTCGCCTGGTGGAACGACGCGGCGAACGTCGACGCCGGCCCGTACTGCCCGGCGGAGTACTACGCGAACCACCAACGGCTGCACCAGTACACCGGTGACGTCTACGAAACCTGGGGCGGGGTGCAGATCAAGATCGACCGCAACTACCTCGACGTCTCGACCGACGGGGGTGGTGGCCAGCCGCCCGCCTGGAGCAGCATCGTCGACAACGGTACCGCCGGCCGGTTCACCGCGAGCGCCAGCTGGGGCACGTCCGCCTACTCGGGCCAGCGGTACGGCGCCGACTACCGCTTCGCCGACCCGGTGGCGGCCAGCGACGTCGCCTGGTACCGGGTGAACGTGCCGGAGACCGCCAGTTACGAGGTCTCGGTCTGGTACGCGGCCAACCCCGACTACAACGACTCCACGCCGTTCATCGTCGCCACCACCGGCGGCAACCAGACGGTACGGGTGAACCAGCGCCTCACCGGTGGCCAGTGGGTGTCACTCGGCGTCTTCGCGCTGGCCGCCGGTGACGCGGACCGGGTGGGCGTGAGCCGGTGGACCGGCGGTACCGGCTACGTCATCGCCGACGCGGTCCGGGTCACCCGGGTCTGA
- a CDS encoding tripartite tricarboxylate transporter substrate binding protein: MARRLAGSVAAGLAVVLIVVSGCAGRLADGAAELRLLVPNPPGSGYDVTARTAAKSLADAGIARAVEVFNLPGGGGVVGLRRLGYERGNPDLMMLMGLGVVGSQYASGARFTLQDTTPIARLIEEPAIVVVTRDSPYRDIDGLITAWRADPAAVPVGGGSSAGGPDHLAPMLIAEAVGIPPRQVSYRQFDGGGDLLAAILDHQVDFGVSGRSEYADQIASGQLRVLAVTSEFRLAGTEAPTLRERGVDVVFTNWRGIVAPPGLDGGDVAAMREMVARLHASAQWRTVLTKYGWTDAYLDGAGFGDFLRAENARLAHALDGLGLNPAHASGAGGGG, from the coding sequence GTGGCGAGGCGGCTGGCCGGCTCGGTCGCCGCTGGTCTCGCGGTCGTGCTGATCGTCGTCTCCGGCTGCGCGGGGCGCCTCGCGGACGGCGCCGCCGAATTGCGCCTGCTCGTCCCGAACCCACCGGGGAGCGGCTACGACGTGACCGCGCGCACCGCCGCCAAGTCCCTGGCCGACGCCGGGATCGCCCGGGCGGTGGAGGTCTTCAACCTGCCCGGCGGCGGTGGCGTCGTCGGGCTCCGACGGCTCGGCTACGAGCGGGGCAACCCGGACCTGATGATGCTGATGGGGCTCGGCGTGGTCGGCAGCCAGTACGCCTCCGGGGCCCGGTTCACGCTCCAGGACACCACGCCGATCGCCCGGCTCATCGAGGAGCCGGCGATCGTGGTGGTGACCCGGGACTCGCCGTACCGGGACATCGACGGGCTGATCACGGCCTGGCGGGCCGACCCGGCGGCCGTACCGGTGGGCGGCGGCTCGTCCGCCGGTGGGCCGGACCATCTCGCCCCGATGCTGATCGCGGAGGCGGTCGGCATCCCGCCCCGACAGGTGAGCTACCGGCAGTTCGACGGGGGCGGCGACCTGCTCGCCGCGATCCTCGACCACCAGGTCGACTTCGGCGTCTCCGGCCGCAGCGAGTACGCCGACCAGATCGCCTCCGGCCAGCTCCGGGTACTCGCCGTCACCAGCGAGTTCCGGCTCGCCGGCACCGAGGCGCCGACCCTGCGGGAGCGCGGTGTCGACGTCGTCTTCACCAACTGGCGGGGCATCGTCGCGCCGCCCGGACTGGACGGCGGGGACGTGGCGGCCATGCGCGAGATGGTCGCCCGGTTGCACGCCTCGGCACAGTGGCGGACGGTGCTGACCAAGTACGGCTGGACCGACGCGTACCTCGACGGCGCGGGATTCGGCGACTTCCTCCGGGCCGAGAACGCCCGCCTCGCCCACGCGCTCGACGGGCTCGGCCTGAATCCGGCGCACGCCTCCGGGGCCGGGGGCGGCGGATAG
- a CDS encoding NAD-dependent epimerase/dehydratase family protein has product MTAAGGGTGSGLRVVVVGATGNVGTSLVEALGRDPAVGTIVGVARRPPRWRPPKTEWAEADIVSADLVEVFDGADVVVHLAWLFQPTHRPLTTWRVNVVGGRRVFAAAARAGVPALVYASSVGAYSPGPKDRPVDESWPTDGWPIAGYTREKAYLERALDAFEHRHPQMRVVRLRPGFIFKRESASQQRRLFTGPLLPGRLVRPGTVPLLPDLPGLRFQALHSADAAEAYRLAVLRDVRGAFNVAAEPVVDGRLLADILRARRVRLPSGPVRAALALAWHLHLVPASPHLLDAVLRVPIMDITRARTELGWTPRHSAREAIEEFLHGLRSTAGMPTAPLTPRLTGGRLAEAGTGVGERP; this is encoded by the coding sequence GTGACGGCGGCGGGGGGTGGCACCGGTTCCGGCCTGCGGGTGGTGGTGGTCGGCGCGACCGGCAACGTCGGAACGAGTCTCGTCGAGGCGCTCGGCCGGGACCCGGCGGTCGGCACGATCGTCGGAGTGGCCCGCCGGCCACCCCGGTGGCGGCCCCCGAAGACCGAGTGGGCCGAGGCGGACATCGTCAGCGCCGACCTCGTCGAGGTCTTCGACGGTGCCGACGTCGTGGTGCACCTCGCCTGGCTCTTCCAACCCACCCACCGGCCGCTGACCACCTGGCGGGTCAACGTCGTCGGCGGGCGCCGGGTCTTCGCCGCGGCGGCCCGGGCCGGCGTACCGGCACTGGTCTACGCCTCGTCGGTCGGCGCGTACTCGCCGGGGCCGAAGGACCGGCCGGTGGACGAGAGCTGGCCGACCGACGGCTGGCCGATCGCCGGGTACACCCGGGAGAAGGCGTACCTGGAGCGTGCCCTCGACGCCTTCGAGCACCGGCACCCGCAGATGCGGGTGGTACGACTGCGGCCCGGGTTCATCTTCAAGCGCGAGTCCGCCAGCCAGCAACGTCGACTCTTCACCGGCCCGCTGCTGCCGGGCCGGCTGGTGCGGCCGGGGACCGTACCGCTCCTCCCCGACCTGCCCGGCCTGCGGTTCCAGGCCCTGCACTCGGCGGACGCCGCCGAGGCGTACCGGCTGGCGGTGCTGCGCGACGTGCGCGGCGCCTTCAACGTGGCCGCCGAGCCGGTCGTCGACGGCCGGCTGCTCGCCGACATCCTGCGGGCCCGGCGGGTACGGCTGCCCTCCGGGCCGGTCCGCGCCGCGCTCGCGCTCGCCTGGCACCTGCACCTGGTGCCGGCCTCCCCGCACCTGCTCGACGCGGTGCTCCGAGTGCCGATCATGGACATCACCCGGGCCAGGACCGAACTCGGCTGGACACCACGACACAGCGCCCGGGAGGCGATCGAGGAGTTCCTGCACGGACTGCGCAGCACCGCCGGGATGCCGACCGCACCGCTGACGCCCCGGCTCACCGGTGGCCGGCTCGCCGAGGCCGGCACCGGCGTGGGCGAGCGCCCCTGA